In the Theobroma cacao cultivar B97-61/B2 chromosome 1, Criollo_cocoa_genome_V2, whole genome shotgun sequence genome, one interval contains:
- the LOC18612798 gene encoding desumoylating isopeptidase 1: MAEEGHKVTLYVYDLSQGLARQLSMTFLGKVIEGIWHTGVVVYGNEYYFGGGIQQAPLGTTPYGKPIRVIDLGVTHVPQDVFEMYLREISPRYTAETYSLLTHNCNNFSNEVAQFLVGSNIPDYILQLPNEVMSSPMGALLMPMIQNLETTLKAGAVPQVPQFRPSVSAQPSQPSTVKVNSSSGSAQEKEVDNKVKAEVKTSEKTTAGAQEKSSTNRAAADPLGDARAKVQEEISREFATIMATGTLRASEAAALATRKVMQKYGHLNVAMPQS, translated from the exons ATGGCTGAG GAGGGTCACAAGGTCACCTTGTATGTGTATGACTTGAGCCAAGGACTAGCCCGGCAGCTTTCAATGACCTTCTTAGGGAAGGTTATTGAGGGAATATG GCACACTGGAGTTGTGGTTTATGGTAATGAATACTATTTTGGTGGAGGAATCCAGCAAGCTCCTCTTGGGACAACACCATATGGGAAACCGATCAGAGTGATCGATTTAGGCGTCACTCATGTGCCTCAAGATGTCTTTGAGATGTATTTGCGGGAGATTAGTCCCCGTTACACAGCTGAGACCTACAGTTTGCTCACTCACAATTGCAACAACTTCAGCAATGAGGTTGCCCAATTTCTAGTGGGTTCTAACATTCCAGACTATATTTTGCAGCTTCCTAACGAAGTTATGAGTAGTCCAATGGGTGCACTTTTAA TGCCCATGATACAGAATTTGGAGACAACTTTGAAGGCTGGTGCTGTTCCTCAAGTTCCTCAATTCAGGCCTTCTGTATCTGCACAGCCATCTCAGCCCTCAACTGTTAAGGTGAACAGTTCCTCTGGTAGTGCTCAGGAAAAGGAGGTTGACAATAAGGTGAAAGCTGAGGTAAAGACATCAGAAAAGACAACAGCAGGGGCACAGGAGAAATCATCAACCAACAGAGCTGCAGCAGACCCTCTTGGGGATGCTAGAGCCAAGGTCCAAGAAGAGATAAGCCGTGAATTTGCCACAATCATGGCTACTGGAACGCTGCGTGCTAGTGAGGCAGCGGCACTGGCGACAAGGAAAGTGATGCAGAAATATGGACACTTGAATGTTGCTATGCCACAGAGTTAG
- the LOC18612799 gene encoding uncharacterized vacuolar membrane protein YML018C: MASKEMTSKLWRWGLGLLYIFAVAAIWIVASFVVQSVVDAGVSPFLVTYICNSLFIVYIPLVEIGRYIEDTYGSLMFWRNKKNSALRELGESEKAILLGEGVSGTKADGSNQFSLVEEGEISHGSQLDYGSNELTRTLPGEGEVDEVANIDLDAKGRWTRTRVAKVSLLICPFWFLAQLTFNLSLKYTTVTSNTILSSASSLFTFLVSLAFLGEKFTWVKLVSVLLCMAGTIIVSLGDSSNSKNLSVIVSNPVLGDILALLSAALYAIYVTLIRKKLSDDDEKHGRASMAQFLGFLGLFNLFIFLPFALILNVSKLEPFNTLSWKQFGLIMGKGLLDNVLSDYLWAKAVLLTTTTVATAGLTIQVPLAAVVDTIIGNAPHVMDYLGAAAVMIGFAGINIPSDVFGRSKEATLELENENVRSTKEEHIPSLNQETVAIN; encoded by the exons ATGGCTTCAAAAGAAATGACAAGTAAACTTTGGAGATGGGGTTTAGGTTTGCTATACATATTCGCTGTTGCAGCTATCTGGATAGTTGCTAGTTTTGTGGTACAGTCTGTTGTTGATGCAGGTGTTTCACCATTTCTTGTAACATACATTTGCAATTCATTATTCATTGTTTATATTCCCTTAGTTGAAATCGGGCGTTATATAGAAGATACTTATGGAAGTTTAATGTTCtggagaaacaaaaagaacagTGCTTTACGAGAGTTGGGAGAATCAGAGAAAGCTATCCTTCTTGGAGAGGGTGTTTCAGGTACAAAAGCAGATGGATCGAATCAATTCTCACTTGTGGAAGAGGGAGAAATCAGTCATGGTTCACAGTTGGATTATGGTTCTAATGAGCTTACGAGGACTTTGCCTGGTGAAGGTGAAGTTGATGAAGTGGCTAACATAGACTTGGATGCAAAAGGGCGATGGACACGCACTAGAGTGGCTAAAGTTAGCCTGTTAATATGCCCATTTTGGTTTCTGGCTCAACTGACTTTTAATCTCTCATTGAAGTATACTACTGTTACA TCTAATACCATCTTAAGCAGTGCCTCCAGCCTTTTCACATTTTTGGTCTCTTTAGCATTTTTGGGTGAGAAGTTCACTTGGGTAAAGCTTGTAAGTGTCCTTCTTTGCATGGCAGGAACTATTATTGTCAGCCTGGGAGACTCAAGTAACTCCAAGAATTTAAGTGTAATTGTTTCAAACCCTGTTCTTGGAGACATTCTGGCTCTTCTCTCGGCTGCTCTATATGCTATATATGTTACACTTATTCGTAAAAAGTTgtctgatgatgatgaaaagcATGGTCGTGCCAGCATGGCACAATTCCTGGGATTTCTAGGGCTTTTCAACCTATtcattttccttcctttcgCTCTTATACTCAATGTCAGCAAGCTAGAGCCTTTCAACACACTATCCTGGAAGCAGTTTGGCCTGATTATGGGAAAAG GTTTGTTGGACAATGTGCTGAGTGATTATTTATGGGCAAAAGCTGTTCTTCTCACCACAACAACGGTAGCAACAGCTGGTCTGACTATTCAAGTGCCATTGGCAGCAGTAGTCGATACGATAATAGGCAATGCTCCGCATGTCATGGATTACCTTGGAGCTGCAGCTGTGATGATTGGTTTTGCAGGCATCAACATCCCTTCTGATGTTTTTGGCAGATCTAAAGAAGCTACCCTTGAactagaaaatgaaaatgtgcGTTCAACTAAGGAAGAGCATATCCCATCACTGAACCAAGAAACAGTTGCCATTAACTAA